A stretch of the Desulfobacter sp. genome encodes the following:
- a CDS encoding IS256 family transposase, whose translation MTEDNTEFDFQKALKGIQEGKPFTGKGGVLTSLIKNLAEAALEGELESHLGQEISANRRNGKSRKTIKSLDGKFELKTPRDRAGTFSPQIVKKHQTTLSDEIERKIIALYGLGMSYNNMAAHLQEIYGLEISNATLSAITDKIIHTVKEWQARPLENVYPIIWLDAIHYKVRENGKVGSKAVYTILGVNIEGRKEVLGLYISENEGANFWLQVLTDLSNRGVKDILIACVDDLKGFPEAIETIFPDTEVQLCVVHQIREGVQNSVSVE comes from the coding sequence ATGACCGAAGACAACACCGAATTTGATTTTCAAAAAGCTCTTAAAGGTATTCAGGAAGGTAAACCCTTCACAGGTAAGGGCGGCGTCCTTACATCATTAATCAAAAATCTTGCGGAAGCTGCTCTTGAAGGAGAGTTGGAGTCCCATCTCGGACAGGAAATTTCTGCCAACCGCCGTAATGGAAAAAGCAGAAAGACCATTAAGTCCCTGGATGGTAAATTTGAGCTAAAAACCCCACGTGACAGGGCCGGAACCTTCTCTCCACAAATCGTCAAAAAACACCAAACAACGCTCAGCGATGAAATTGAAAGAAAGATAATAGCCCTTTACGGCCTGGGCATGAGCTATAATAACATGGCTGCCCATTTACAGGAAATCTATGGACTTGAGATTTCAAATGCCACCCTTAGCGCTATTACCGATAAAATTATTCATACCGTTAAAGAATGGCAGGCCAGGCCGTTGGAAAATGTGTACCCAATCATATGGCTTGATGCCATACATTATAAAGTACGAGAAAACGGAAAGGTCGGCAGCAAAGCCGTTTACACAATTCTTGGGGTGAATATCGAGGGCCGCAAAGAGGTTCTTGGGCTGTACATATCCGAGAATGAGGGTGCGAACTTCTGGCTGCAGGTGTTAACAGACCTTTCAAACCGAGGGGTAAAAGATATCCTGATTGCCTGTGTTGATGATCTAAAAGGTTTTCCCGAGGCCATTGAGACCATATTCCCGGACACAGAAGTTCAACTCTGCGTAGTCCACCAGATCCGAGAGGGCGTTCAAAATTCTGTGTCAGTTGAATGA
- a CDS encoding IS256 family transposase: MTEENTEFDFQKALKGIQEGKPFTGKGGVLTSLIKNLAEAALEGELESHLGQEVSANRRNGKSKKTIKSLDGKFELETPRDRAGTFSPQIVKKHQTTLSDEIERKIIALYGLGMSYNDMASHLQEIYGLEISNATLSTITDKIIHTVKEWQARPLENVYPIVWLDAIHYKVRENGKVRSKAVYTILGVNIEGRKEVLGLYISENEGANFWLQVLTDLSNRGVKDILIACVDGLKGFPEAIETIFPDTEVQLCVVHQIRNSLKYVGSKNKKEFMADLKRVYKAVNKDLAEEELDILENKWNDKYPIVIKSWRNNWERLSHFFKYPEEIRRIIYTTNTIEAVHRQFRKLTKTKGSFPNQDSLLKLLYMGIQNASKKWTMPIQNWSLTISQLAIFFEGRLDKELGI, translated from the coding sequence ATGACCGAAGAAAACACCGAATTTGATTTTCAAAAAGCCCTTAAAGGCATCCAGGAAGGTAAACCCTTCACAGGTAAGGGCGGCGTCCTTACATCATTAATCAAAAATCTTGCTGAAGCTGCTCTTGAAGGAGAGTTGGAGTCCCATCTCGGGCAGGAAGTTTCTGCCAACCGCCGTAATGGAAAAAGCAAAAAGACCATTAAATCCCTGGATGGTAAATTTGAGCTGGAAACCCCGCGTGACAGGGCCGGAACCTTCTCTCCACAGATCGTCAAAAAACATCAGACAACGCTCAGCGATGAAATTGAAAGAAAGATAATAGCCCTTTACGGCCTGGGCATGAGTTATAATGATATGGCTTCCCATTTACAGGAAATCTATGGACTTGAGATTTCAAATGCCACTCTGAGCACCATTACCGATAAAATCATCCATACCGTCAAAGAATGGCAGGCCAGGCCGTTGGAAAATGTGTACCCAATCGTATGGCTTGATGCCATACATTATAAAGTACGAGAAAACGGAAAGGTCCGCAGCAAGGCCGTTTACACAATTCTTGGGGTGAATATCGAGGGCCGCAAAGAGGTTCTTGGGCTGTACATATCCGAGAATGAGGGTGCGAACTTCTGGCTGCAGGTGTTAACAGACCTTTCAAACCGAGGGGTAAAAGATATCCTGATTGCCTGTGTTGATGGTCTAAAAGGTTTTCCCGAGGCCATTGAGACCATATTCCCGGACACAGAAGTTCAACTCTGCGTAGTCCACCAGATCCGAAATTCATTGAAATACGTTGGTTCCAAAAATAAAAAGGAATTTATGGCAGATCTAAAACGTGTTTATAAAGCGGTCAATAAGGATCTGGCCGAAGAAGAACTGGATATCTTGGAAAATAAATGGAATGACAAATACCCGATTGTGATAAAATCCTGGCGGAACAACTGGGAACGCCTCAGTCATTTCTTTAAATATCCAGAAGAGATTCGACGGATAATATACACCACAAATACCATTGAGGCTGTGCATCGACAGTTTCGAAAACTGACCAAAACAAAGGGATCATTCCCGAACCAGGACAGCCTGTTAAAGCTGCTTTACATGGGGATCCAGAACGCCAGTAAAAAATGGACAATGCCGATTCAAAATTGGTCACTGACAATTTCCCAGTTGGCAATTTTCTTTGAAGGCCGGCTGGATAAAGAGCTGGGAATTTGA
- a CDS encoding YjbQ family protein: MQFSVKTQARTQMIDVTSQVQEAVTASGIKQGLVHVYSMHTTGAVTINENADPAVEKDILSCINKVIPWDDNFSHMEGNSAAHIKVSLFGPSETIPLDRGQLVLGTWQGIFFCEFDGPRQRKVNVTILEGA, encoded by the coding sequence ATGCAGTTTTCTGTTAAAACCCAGGCACGTACCCAGATGATCGATGTTACATCCCAGGTCCAAGAGGCGGTGACGGCTTCCGGGATCAAACAGGGCCTGGTCCATGTCTATTCCATGCACACCACAGGGGCCGTCACCATCAATGAAAATGCAGATCCTGCCGTGGAAAAAGATATTCTCTCCTGCATCAACAAGGTTATCCCCTGGGACGATAATTTTTCCCATATGGAAGGCAATTCCGCCGCCCACATCAAGGTCAGCCTGTTCGGCCCTTCAGAGACCATTCCCCTGGACCGGGGGCAACTGGTCCTGGGCACCTGGCAGGGGATCTTTTTTTGCGAATTTGACGGGCCAAGGCAGAGAAAGGTCAATGTGACCATTCTTGAGGGTGCCTGA
- the tkt gene encoding transketolase produces the protein MADANETLDQLTVSTIRALCMDAVQKANSGHPGGPMGLAPAAYVLFKRFLKQNPANPSWIDRDRFVLSGGHCSSLLYSMLYLFGYGLKLDDLKDFRQWGSKTPGHPEYGETAGVETTTGPLGQGVANAVGMAMAERHMAARFNKEDQELINHHTYAICGDGDLMEGVTMEAASLAGHLGLGRLIVIYDDNSITIEGKTDIAFTENTKAKFEAMNWHVVEVEDGNDLGAIEKAIQAGKDAVGRPSLIKVSTHIAYGSPNKQDTPDAHGAPLGAEEIKLVKAFYGLPQDKDFYVPEEVLENTRKALAYGDQAESEWQEVFGEYKGQFPDEAGLFVDAISGFLTQGWEKEIPVFKTEDGPVATRAASGQVLNAIAKNLPVLMGGSADLAPSNKTYLSCSEEFQKEAWGGRNIRFGVREHAMGAIMTGMYLHSGVRPYGGTFLVFADYMRGAIRVASLMKLPIIYVFTHDSVAVGEDGPTHQPVEHLASLRAIPGLNVIRPADANETAMAWQKALTRSDGPTALILSRQKLPTLDMSVKDGDSIWGGYTVKDAGKEAQMLLIATGSEVHICVEASGILEKEHNIKASVVSLPSWELFEKASAPYRERILPPGITKRLAVEAGISMGWDKYVGDQGKTISIDRFGASAPGGTVLKEFGFSAENIVKNALEL, from the coding sequence ATGGCTGATGCCAATGAAACCCTTGATCAACTGACGGTGAGTACCATTCGCGCTCTGTGCATGGATGCGGTTCAAAAGGCCAATTCCGGCCATCCCGGCGGACCCATGGGCCTTGCCCCTGCCGCCTATGTGCTGTTTAAACGTTTTTTAAAGCAGAACCCTGCCAATCCCTCATGGATCGACCGGGACCGGTTTGTCCTTTCAGGGGGCCATTGTTCTTCCCTGCTTTACAGCATGCTTTACTTGTTTGGATATGGGTTAAAATTGGATGATCTCAAGGATTTCAGACAATGGGGCTCCAAGACCCCGGGACATCCCGAATACGGGGAAACCGCCGGAGTTGAAACCACCACAGGCCCCCTGGGCCAGGGCGTGGCCAATGCCGTGGGCATGGCCATGGCCGAACGTCACATGGCCGCCCGGTTCAACAAGGAAGACCAGGAATTGATCAACCACCACACCTATGCCATCTGCGGTGACGGCGACCTTATGGAAGGGGTCACCATGGAAGCGGCATCCCTGGCAGGCCATCTGGGCCTGGGCCGGCTGATTGTCATCTATGACGACAACTCCATCACCATTGAGGGAAAGACCGATATCGCCTTTACTGAAAATACAAAGGCCAAATTTGAAGCCATGAACTGGCATGTGGTGGAAGTTGAGGACGGCAATGACCTTGGCGCCATTGAAAAGGCCATTCAGGCCGGTAAAGACGCCGTTGGCCGTCCCTCATTGATCAAGGTGTCCACTCACATTGCCTATGGCAGTCCCAACAAGCAGGATACCCCGGATGCCCATGGCGCGCCTCTGGGAGCAGAAGAGATCAAACTGGTCAAAGCATTCTACGGACTGCCCCAGGACAAGGATTTTTATGTGCCCGAAGAGGTGCTGGAAAATACCCGCAAGGCCCTGGCCTACGGGGATCAGGCTGAAAGTGAATGGCAGGAGGTCTTTGGCGAATATAAGGGTCAGTTCCCGGATGAGGCCGGCCTTTTCGTGGATGCGATTTCAGGTTTCCTTACCCAGGGCTGGGAAAAGGAAATTCCGGTATTTAAAACCGAAGACGGTCCTGTGGCCACCCGTGCGGCATCCGGCCAGGTACTGAACGCCATTGCCAAAAACCTGCCCGTACTCATGGGCGGGTCTGCAGACCTTGCCCCTTCCAATAAGACCTATCTGAGCTGTTCCGAAGAGTTTCAAAAAGAGGCCTGGGGGGGACGAAATATTCGATTTGGTGTGCGGGAGCATGCCATGGGCGCCATCATGACCGGTATGTACCTGCATTCGGGTGTCCGTCCCTACGGCGGCACCTTTCTGGTCTTTGCCGATTATATGCGGGGCGCCATAAGGGTGGCCTCTTTGATGAAACTGCCCATTATCTATGTGTTTACCCATGATTCCGTTGCCGTGGGCGAAGATGGCCCCACCCATCAGCCGGTTGAACACCTGGCCTCCTTACGGGCCATCCCCGGTCTTAATGTGATCCGCCCGGCAGATGCCAATGAGACGGCCATGGCCTGGCAGAAGGCATTGACCCGCTCTGACGGCCCCACTGCCCTGATTTTAAGCCGCCAGAAACTGCCCACCCTGGACATGTCCGTAAAAGACGGAGATTCCATCTGGGGCGGTTATACGGTTAAAGATGCAGGCAAAGAGGCCCAGATGCTGCTCATTGCCACAGGTTCCGAGGTTCACATCTGCGTTGAAGCCTCGGGAATTCTGGAAAAAGAGCATAATATCAAGGCCTCTGTGGTCTCTTTACCCTCGTGGGAACTCTTTGAAAAAGCCTCTGCCCCTTACCGGGAAAGAATTTTACCGCCCGGCATCACCAAACGCCTGGCCGTTGAAGCCGGGATTTCCATGGGCTGGGACAAGTATGTGGGAGACCAGGGAAAGACCATTTCCATAGACCGGTTTGGTGCATCCGCACCCGGCGGCACCGTGCTCAAAGAATTTGGGTTCTCTGCTGAAAACATCGTGAAAAATGCTCTGGAGTTGTAA